The Acidimicrobiales bacterium nucleotide sequence ACCTGGTTGGCCGCGGCGACGAACCAGTTGTCGAGGGCGATCTCGTAGGAGTGCATGCCCCGGTAGCCGATGGTGTCGATGGCCCGGCCCTCCATCTTCCCGCCGCCGGGGGCGCCGCCGTCGGCGCCGGCCTCCTGGGTGAACTCGAAGCCGTGCCCCTCGCCGCGGGGCTTGGGCACCACGAACATCGACAGGCCCCGGTGGGTCTTCGAGCGGTCGGGGTCGGTGCGGGCCAGCAGCATGAGGGCATCGGCGCGGGCGCCGAAGGTGCACCACGTCTTCACGCCGTTGATGAGCCAGCCGCCCTCGGTCGGGGTGGCGGTGACCTTGATGCCGGCGACGTCGGAGCCGTAGTCGGGCTCGGTCACGGCGACCGCGGCCATGACCTCGGCCGTGGCCAGCTTCGGCAGCCACTCCTGCTTCTGCTCCTCCGTGCCGCCCTTGACCAGGGCGCGGGTGAGGATCTCGGGCCGCGTGATGAGCGATCCGCCGATGCCGAGCGAGCCCCGCGACAGCTCCTCGGTGGCCACGACCATGCCCATGTAGTCGCTCTCGCCGCCGCCGGCGAAGCCTCCGTACTCCTCGGGGACGGACAGGCCGAAGCCGCCCATCTCGGCGAGGCCCGAGATGATGTCCTCGGGCACGTCGGCGTTGGTGCGGTGCACGTGCTCGGCGGCAGGGCGGATCTTGTCCTCGGCGAAGCGCCGGAACGTGTCCTGCACGAGCTCGAAGTCGGCGTCGAGGTGGCGGGGGCCCTCGTCGTCGGCGAGCGACGCGAGGAACGCGGGGTCCCGGAAGGTGGCCAGGAACGGGCGGGCGGCGTCGAGCGCGCCGGCGTCGATGCCCCAGTCGCCCTCCCGGCCGTAGGTGCGGGCGGCCAGGTCGGCCACGGCGTCGGCCACGAAGGCGCAGGCGATGCGGCCCTCGACGTCGCCCTTGGCGCCGTAGTCGAGCAAGCCGCTCGACATCTCGACCGCGGAAGCGGCGTGGGCCACGTCGTAGGCGAGGGCCTGGTGGTCGTCGAGGCCGACCTCGGCGAGACGGGAGGTCGCGGCGGTGACCACACCGCGGGCGAGGTCGATGGCCGCGGCGGCTGCGGCGAGGTCGGGGGAGGTGACGTCGGTCATGACCGGAAAGTTACCGACCGGTAGGGAGCGGCGACCATCCGGGCGGGGCGGCGATGCGCGGCCGGTGGCTACATTGACCGCATGCGTCGGGTCTTCGTGCGGTCGCACGGGGCGAAGCGGGACAGCCCGGTGCCGGAGGAGACGGCGGCGGCGGCCCGGGCCGAGGTCGCCTGCCACGCACCGTTCGGGAACCTGTTCCTCGACCCGCTGGGGGAGGCCCGGGCCTGCTGTGTCGCCGCGGGCTACCCACTCGGGGACCTGTCCGAGCAGCGCCTGCCCGAGATCTGGAGCGCGCCGCGCACGGTGGCACTGCGGCAGGCGATGGTGGATCGGGACTTCTCGATGGGCTGCGGCCACTGCGACTGGCGCCTCGGCGCCGGCCTGCCGAGCGTGCACCACGCCTACGACGCGCTCCCCGCCGACAGCCTCACGCCGCCGTCGCCGCGCCGGCTGGAGATCAACATCTCGAACTCGTGCAACCTGCAGTGCGTGATGTGCAACGGGGACTACTCCTCGGCCATCCGGCTGCACCGGGAGGGTCGGCCGGCGCTGCCGAAGGTCTACGGCGAGAGCTTCTTCAGCGATCTCGAGGCCATCATCCCGAACCTGCAGGAGGTGTCGTTCACGGGGGGTGAGCCGTTCCTGGTGCCGGAGTACTACCGGATC carries:
- a CDS encoding acyl-CoA/acyl-ACP dehydrogenase, which codes for MTDVTSPDLAAAAAAIDLARGVVTAATSRLAEVGLDDHQALAYDVAHAASAVEMSSGLLDYGAKGDVEGRIACAFVADAVADLAARTYGREGDWGIDAGALDAARPFLATFRDPAFLASLADDEGPRHLDADFELVQDTFRRFAEDKIRPAAEHVHRTNADVPEDIISGLAEMGGFGLSVPEEYGGFAGGGESDYMGMVVATEELSRGSLGIGGSLITRPEILTRALVKGGTEEQKQEWLPKLATAEVMAAVAVTEPDYGSDVAGIKVTATPTEGGWLINGVKTWCTFGARADALMLLARTDPDRSKTHRGLSMFVVPKPRGEGHGFEFTQEAGADGGAPGGGKMEGRAIDTIGYRGMHSYEIALDNWFVAAANQVGGEDGLGKGFYYQMEGFENGRLQTAARAVGVMQAAYEEARQYAQDRAVFGHPIGDYQLTKVKLARMAVIIQASRQYSYAVARMMAVGEGALEASMVKAYVCRAAEWVTREAMQIHGGFGYAEEYPVSRYFVDARVLSIFEGADETLCLKVIARRLLDRQKAAA
- a CDS encoding SPASM domain-containing protein, with protein sequence MRRVFVRSHGAKRDSPVPEETAAAARAEVACHAPFGNLFLDPLGEARACCVAAGYPLGDLSEQRLPEIWSAPRTVALRQAMVDRDFSMGCGHCDWRLGAGLPSVHHAYDALPADSLTPPSPRRLEINISNSCNLQCVMCNGDYSSAIRLHREGRPALPKVYGESFFSDLEAIIPNLQEVSFTGGEPFLVPEYYRI